A window of the Fusarium poae strain DAOMC 252244 chromosome 3, whole genome shotgun sequence genome harbors these coding sequences:
- a CDS encoding hypothetical protein (TransMembrane:2 (i145-167o179-196i)) — protein MTERQSPETTASRRFPLGMKTLHDDPDAVADICFVHGLTGGRRSAWTTHQQSDTWLQTLLPSHLNKVRILSFGYDQYTTATFQTGHSNEYDRNGYLRRHRHQDVTIRRPESQPSDILQISNEILAPSVSPESTSSPASFFISRPCYVLCFLMFLVIGGSASLGIYYSVRYDKMGDGFTAAGRIVAIGTLVLAGPLARHYPHCSCWGTEKPYYAYELRRMGTLPSPEDHLFGTGI, from the coding sequence ATGACAGAACGCCAGTCGCCAGAGACAACTGCTTCCCGTCGGTTTCCACTAGGCATGAAAACCTTACACGACGATCCAGATGCAGTTGCCGACATTTGTTTTGTGCACGGCTTAACTGGAGGTCGCAGGAGTGCATGGACAACCCATCAGCAGTCAGATACGTGGCTACAGACACTACTCCCTTCTCACCTCAACAAAGTCCGCATCCTGAGTTTTGGATATGACCAATATACAACAGCGACTTTCCAAACTGGACACAGTAACGAGTACGATCGAAACGGTTATCTCCGTCGCCATCGCCACCAGGACGTTACCATCAGGCGGCCCGAGTCACAACCGAGCGACATTCTGCAAATTTCAAACGAGATACTTGCTCCATCAGTATCCCCAGAGTCTACCAGTTCGCCAGCAAGCTTCTTCATATCTCGTCCATGTTATGTGTTGTGCTTTTTGATGTTTCTTGTCATCGGGGGAAGTGCTAGCCTCGGGATATACTACAGCGTCCGGTATGACAAGATGGGAGACGGGTTCACGGCTGCGGGACGGATTGTTGCGATTGGCACTTTGGTGCTAGCCGGGCCATTGGCTCGGCACTATCCTCATTGTTCATGCTGGGGTACGGAGAAACCGTACTATGCTTACGAGCTTCGTCGCATGGGGACACTACCAAGCCCGGAGGATCACTTGTTTGGGACAGGCATATAA
- a CDS encoding hypothetical protein (TransMembrane:12 (i47-64o84-104i116-135o147-166i178-199o219-239i293-312o324-342i354-372o378-401i413-433o445-466i)), which produces MAAGVESDRYSPTKEEEGIATNSDGPVNETSVPYVSEETENRILKKLDLRIIPMVCWIYLMNFMDRVGIGNARLYGMEDELGLSGNQFQLSVSILFVTYCLFETPSNLIIKKMQPARYIAGLCFFWGIVAIFTGFVTNLGSLIACRLLLGTFEAGLFPGIMLYLTTFYHKKHISLRNAYFYSISAISGAVGGLVALGIGELDDWDCEGCGAGGWRAWRWIITVNGIPTVLTAFAVPFVLPNTPATAKCLTPEDRQALIDLRAAEIGQTASGQEMHKEDVIAAIKDWKIWALSIAQYCSHSVLYSFSVFLPTIIREMGDWTPKQIQGLTVPVYVVGFITYLICARISDRTQQRGIFCIGGGLVMMLGYILLIIGHSQAMSFAGCFIVAIGLWTGSGSGMAWITVNQPRYGKRAFASGIFITIGNSAGVAAPFLFSRQDEPHYRPGYAATIGMLALAVCIHTTVYFHFRRLNKRKLSGQEDWRMEGKTEEEIAEMGEYNPRYLYTL; this is translated from the exons ATGGCCGCTGGCGTTGAGAGTGACCGGTACTCTCCtaccaaggaggaggagggcaTCGCTACCAACAGCGATGGTCCCGTCAACGAGACTTCGGTCCCTTATGTCTCTGAGGAGACTGAGAACCGTATCTTGAAGAAGCTTGATCTACGCATCATTCCCATGGTTTGCTGGATCTACCTCATGAACTTTATGGACCGAG TCGGTATCGGCAATGCTCGTCTCTATGGTATGGAGGACGAGCTCGGTTTGTCTGGTAACCAATTCCAATTGTCTGTGTCGATTCTTTTCGTCACCTATTGT TTGTTCGAAACCCCCTCCAACCTTATCATCAAGAAGATGCAGCCCGCTCGATATATCGCCGGTCTATGTTTCTTCTGGGGTATCGTTGCTATCTTCACAGGTTTCGTTACCAATCTGGGATCTCTGATTGCTTGCCGACTTCTCCTCGGTACCTTTGAGGCTGGACTATTCCCCGGTATCAT GCTGTACCTTACTACCTTCTACCACAAAAAGCACATCTCCCTCCGAAATGCCTACTTCTACTCCATTTCCGCCATCTCTGGTGCTGTCGGTGGCCTCGTCGCTCTCGGTATCGGCGAGCTGGATGACTGGGACTGTGAAGGATGTGGTGCTGGCGGATGGCGAGCCTGGCGATGGATCATCACCGTCAACGGCATTCCCACTGTCCTGACTGCTTTTGCCGTCCCCTTCGTCCTCCCCAATACGCCCGCCACAGCCAAGTGCCTCACCCCAGAGGATCGCCAGGCTCTTATCGATCTTCGGGCCGCCGAGATTGGTCAGACGGCATCTGGTCAGGAGATGCACAAGGAGGATGTCATTGCCGCCATCAAGGACTGGAAGATTTGGGCTCTTTCCATCGCTCAGTACTGCAGTCACTCGGTGCTCTACAGTTTCAGTGTCTTCTTGCCTACCATCATCCGAGAGATGGGTGACTGGACTCCCAAGCAAATCCAGGGTCTCACCGTTCCTGTTTACGTCGTTGGGTTCATTACCTACCTCATTTGCGCCAGAATTAGCGATAGAACTCAGCAGCGAGGTATTTTCTGTATCGGTGGTGGACTCGTCATGATGCTCGGCTacatcctcctcatcatcggccACAGTCAGGCCATGAGTTTCGCCGGTTGCTTCATCGTCGCCATTGGTCTTTGGACTGGTTCAGGGTCAGGTATGGCCTGGATCACTGTTAACCAGCCCCGATACGGCAAGCGTGCTTTCGCCAGTGGCATCTTTATCACCATTGGAAACTCTGCTGGTGTCGCCGCTCCTTTCCTCTTCAGCAGACAAGACGAGCCTCACTACCGCCCTGGATACGCTGCTACCATCGGTATGCTTGCCCTCGCCGTGTGTATCCACACCACTGTCTACTTTCACTTCCGCCGTCTCAACAAGAGAAAGCTGTCTGGTCAGGAGGATTGGAGAATGGAGGGTAAGACTGAGGAGGAGATTGCTGAGATGGGCGAGTACAACCCCCGCTACTTGTACACCCTGTAA